One genomic segment of Desmodus rotundus isolate HL8 chromosome 5, HLdesRot8A.1, whole genome shotgun sequence includes these proteins:
- the ZNF214 gene encoding LOW QUALITY PROTEIN: zinc finger protein 214 (The sequence of the model RefSeq protein was modified relative to this genomic sequence to represent the inferred CDS: substituted 1 base at 1 genomic stop codon) yields MFDQMAVTFEDVTVIFTWEEWKFLDFSQKKLYREVMWENYTNVMSVGNWKESYKPPKERFRYLEHENLSRWQGWRNVSPQTYENQNYVGTIQGIDAKDLKQQDLLHYQQWLVLSTQVPGYGIYELTFKGKSLRNLKHTEFVPWQSFDTKHSQDSGREIYMSDPHSFQGSRYCIGISRKNFSIEKAQKLTVQHSYIPKDEGLPEYIEEICRNDLLKGSVEEKYCGCNTCKEICYWNSQCVFHERSQPGEKFYQCSISTACFSQGSDLYRHPMIHIAKKLCRCDEADSHFGQSIGVHLHQRVHTGKIPYVCSVCGKGFRQTSSLHSHQRVHTEEKLYKLECGKDLSRNSLLHIHQRLHIGEKPFKCNLCGKSFSRSSVLHVHQRVHTGEKPYKCDECGKGFSQSSNLXIHQLVHTGEKSYKCDDCGKGFTQRSNLQIHQRVHTGEKPYKCDNCGKDFSHSSDLRIHQRVHTGEKPYTCHECGKGFSKSSKLHTHQRVHTREKPYKCEQCGKGFSQRSHLLIHQRVHTGEKPYKCDDCGKGFSHSSNLHIHQRVHTGEKPYRCAKCGKGFSHSSALQIHQKVHTGEKSHKCHEYYRRFDQNSHLYNYHRKNL; encoded by the exons ATGTTTGACCAGATGGCAGTAACATTTGAAGATGTGACTGTTATTTTTACTTGGGAGGAGTGGAAATTTCtggatttttctcaaaaaaagcTCTACAGAGAAGTCATGTGGGAGAACTACACAAATGTCATGTCAGTAG GAAACTGGAAGGAGAGCTACAAGCCCCCAAAAGAAAGATTCAGATATTTAGAACATGAAAATCTTTCTCGCTGGCAAGGTTGGAGAAATGTTAGCCCTCAGACATATGAAAACCAGAACTATGTGGGAACCATTCAAGGGATAGATGCTAAAGACCTAAAGCAGCAAGACCTTTTACACTATCAACAATGGTTAGTGCTCTCCACACAAGTACCAGGTTATGGGATCTATGAACTGACTTTCAAAGGCAAAAGTCTCAGGAACTTAAAACATACAGAGTTTGTACCTTGGCAATCCTTCGACACAAAACACTCTCAAGACAGTGGTAGAGAAATCTATATGAGTGATCCACATAGTTTTCAGGGAAGCAGATACTGTATTGGCATATCCAGGAAGAATTTCTCCATTGAAAAAGCACAGAAGCTCACAGTTCAGCATTCTTATATCCCAAAAGATGAAGGTCTTCCAGAGTACATTGAGGAGATATGCCGAAATGACCTACTGAAAGGTTCTGTGGAAGAGAAATATTGTGGATGTAATACATGTAAGGAGATTTGTTACTGGAACTCACAGTGTGTTTTCCACGAGAGAAGTCAACCTGGAGAAAAGTTTTACCAGTGCTCCATTAGCACAGCATGTTTCTCTCAGGGATCAGACCTATACAGACATCCGATGATCCACATAGCTAAGAAGCTGTGCAGATGTGATGAAGCTGACAGTCACTTTGGTCAGAGCATAGGTGTTCACTTGCATCAGAGGGTCCACACAGGGAAGATTCCTTATGTATGTAGTGTGTGTGGTAAGGGCTTCCGTCAGACCTCTAGTCTTCACAGTCATCAAAGAGTCCACACAGAAGAGAAACTCTATAAACTTGAGTGTGGTAAGGACCTCAGTAGAAATTCATTGCTTCACATTCACCAGAGACTTCACATAGGAGAGAAGCCTTTTAAGTGCAATCTGTGTGGCAAAAGTTTTAGTCGGAGTTCAGTACTTCATGTTCATCAGAGAgtccacacaggagagaaaccataTAAATGTGATGAATGTGGTAAGGGATTCAGTCAGAGCTCAAATCTTTGAATTCATCAGTTGGTCCACACAGGAGAGAAGTCCTATAAATGTGATGACTGTGGTAAGGGCTTTACCCAGCGTTCAAATCTTCAAATTCATCAGAGAGTGcacacaggagagaagccttacaaatGTGACAACTGTGGGAAGGACTTTAGTCACAGCTCAGATCTTCGCATTCATCAGAGGGTGCATACAGGGGAGAAACCCTATACTTGTCATGAATGTGGGAAGGGCTTTAGCAAGAGTTCAAAGCTTCACACTCATCAAAGAGTACATACTAgagagaaaccctataaatgtgAACAGTGTGGCAAGGGGTTTAGTCAGCGGTCACACCTTCTCATTCATCAGAGAGTCCATACAGGAGAAAAACCCTATAAGTGTGATGACTGTGGAAAGGGCTTTAGTCACAGCTCTAATCTTCACATTCATCAGAGAgtccacacaggagagaagccttacCGATGTGCTAAGTGTGGTAAGGGTTTCAGTCATAGCTCAGCTCTTCAAATTCATCAAAAAgtccacacaggagagaaatcCCATAAATGCCATGAGTATTATAGGAGGTTTGATCAGAATTCACATCTTTATAATTATCACAGAAAAAATTTATAA